The following coding sequences are from one Granulicella sp. L56 window:
- the hflX gene encoding GTPase HflX → MTSKKASPEATRDQTQSRRNRGKTVRRSLVEASEAQDAALLARELRTSQTQQELAVIVVVEFTGELRKRKQLTAAARLARTAAAVTAGEEDLPADAASTLDFDASRAEFEELARSAGATIAATLVQRRQRPDPSSLVGLGKLDEIVEVVASTNASLVLFDHDLTPSQLRNIEARLPCHVIDRSQLILDIFARHARTREGQLQVELAQLEYQLPRLAGRGRAMSQLGGGIGTRGPGETQLETDRRKINLRLDHIKTQLDGVRRIRHQQRQRREAVPVPVVALVGYTNAGKSTLFNALTEAGVLESARMFATLDPKLRQLQLPSRRKILLSDTVGFIRNLPHTLVTSFRATLEEVERAEILIHVQDAASPIREEQKIQVEKVLAELAVSTKRVIQVLNKIDLVPPQELVHLSSDRDAIPVSSLRHTGLEQLLIAIDAALVVDPLVEFSFRLPQSEGAILASLEAGAIIDEKRFEGNLVFFRARGPASLLNRYRRFREKPEPSKEPLIKSSL, encoded by the coding sequence TTGACCAGCAAGAAGGCTTCACCTGAAGCCACCCGGGATCAAACGCAATCACGCCGGAACCGCGGCAAGACGGTCCGTCGCAGTCTCGTCGAAGCAAGCGAGGCCCAGGACGCGGCACTCCTCGCCCGCGAACTTCGTACCTCGCAGACTCAGCAGGAACTTGCCGTAATTGTCGTGGTCGAGTTCACCGGAGAGCTCCGCAAGCGCAAGCAGCTTACCGCAGCCGCTCGACTAGCCCGCACCGCGGCCGCCGTCACGGCTGGAGAAGAAGATCTCCCAGCCGATGCAGCCTCCACTCTCGACTTCGATGCCAGCCGCGCAGAGTTCGAAGAGCTTGCTCGGTCAGCTGGTGCGACCATCGCCGCCACTCTCGTGCAGCGCCGTCAGAGACCCGATCCCTCCAGCCTCGTCGGCCTGGGGAAACTCGACGAAATCGTTGAGGTCGTCGCCTCTACCAACGCGTCGCTTGTTCTCTTTGACCACGACCTCACTCCCTCGCAGCTCCGCAACATCGAAGCCCGGCTACCCTGCCACGTCATCGACCGTTCGCAGCTCATCCTCGACATCTTCGCCCGCCACGCCAGGACCCGTGAAGGTCAGCTCCAGGTAGAACTCGCACAGCTCGAATACCAGCTCCCCCGGCTCGCCGGACGCGGTCGCGCCATGTCGCAGCTTGGCGGCGGCATCGGGACCCGCGGCCCTGGCGAGACCCAGCTCGAGACCGATCGTCGCAAGATCAATCTTCGCCTCGACCATATCAAGACCCAGCTCGACGGCGTCCGCCGCATCCGCCATCAACAGCGGCAGCGCCGCGAAGCAGTTCCGGTCCCTGTGGTCGCCCTCGTCGGCTATACCAATGCAGGCAAGAGCACCCTCTTCAATGCACTCACCGAGGCTGGCGTGCTCGAATCGGCCCGCATGTTCGCTACTCTCGACCCCAAACTCCGGCAGTTGCAGCTCCCCTCCCGCCGCAAGATTCTGCTCTCCGATACTGTCGGCTTCATCCGCAACCTTCCCCACACGCTCGTTACGAGCTTCCGCGCTACCCTCGAAGAGGTCGAGCGAGCCGAGATTCTTATCCACGTCCAGGACGCCGCCAGTCCGATCCGAGAAGAGCAGAAAATTCAGGTTGAGAAAGTCTTGGCCGAGCTTGCAGTTTCGACGAAGCGGGTCATCCAGGTCCTAAACAAGATCGATCTCGTCCCGCCCCAGGAACTCGTCCACCTCTCCAGCGACCGCGATGCGATTCCCGTCTCCTCGCTTCGGCACACCGGTCTTGAACAACTCCTGATTGCCATCGATGCCGCGCTCGTGGTCGATCCGCTCGTCGAATTCAGCTTTCGCCTCCCGCAATCCGAAGGCGCAATCCTCGCCTCGCTCGAAGCCGGAGCCATCATCGACGAGAAACGCTTCGAAGGCAACCTCGTCTTTTTTCGAGCCCGCGGACCAGCATCTCTTCTTAACCGGTACCGCCGTTTCCGTGAAAAACCTGAACCGTCTAAGGAACCTCTGATTAAGTCATCCCTTTGA
- a CDS encoding ABC transporter substrate-binding protein, with amino-acid sequence MSDAIGLRNAVRASSENPCPRIGRWGTRFVGWLMLVVCIGLAGCHGQKDAPGTVVMVIESSPNNLDLRQGTDAQSARLGSLIFDALVRKDEHYNLRPWLATSWEQPDALTWIFHLRDGVSFQNGKPLTADDVAYTINSLIDGTLVTGKSGNFASVLKVEARDRLTVVVHMKRPDEGLLFNMSDGLFGVVPQGAGRDFGLHPVGTGPFEFVSAVQDKDVILKRNPHYWVQSQPPPAGASRIEQVRFEVVPDAITSALELQKGSADLASNVLTLDMVHQLRRDPNLAVETGLGSQAFYLTFNVTDPLLKDRRVRQAVACAIDRQAIVRDLWRDQARVANTLLPIGHWAAASESEMAQYPHDVARAERLLDEAGFPAGKDGVRLTITLKTSTDESTRLMAMVLQQQMRAAGIRLNIRSAEFGTFYSDVTRGAFQMYALKWIDSNEDPDIFHYAYATESFPPRGGNRGRYSNSKLDALLNAAAAETDQQKRRAEYIEVQQILSEDLPSIPLWYPNNEVVHTRRVGGIQQRGSGSFEFLQDAWVR; translated from the coding sequence ATGAGCGATGCGATTGGGCTGAGGAATGCGGTTCGTGCTTCGAGCGAAAACCCATGTCCCAGAATCGGGAGATGGGGCACCCGGTTTGTTGGCTGGTTGATGTTGGTGGTTTGTATTGGGTTGGCCGGGTGCCATGGGCAGAAGGATGCACCCGGAACTGTCGTGATGGTGATCGAGAGCAGCCCTAACAATCTCGACCTGCGGCAGGGAACCGATGCGCAGTCGGCGAGGCTTGGCAGTCTCATCTTCGACGCGCTGGTGCGCAAGGACGAGCACTATAATCTGCGTCCCTGGCTGGCCACCAGTTGGGAGCAGCCCGATGCCTTGACGTGGATCTTTCATCTGCGCGATGGTGTGTCCTTTCAAAACGGAAAGCCGCTGACCGCGGATGATGTGGCGTACACCATCAATAGCCTGATCGACGGGACGTTGGTGACAGGGAAGAGCGGGAACTTCGCCTCGGTGCTGAAGGTTGAAGCGCGGGATCGGCTGACCGTGGTGGTGCACATGAAGCGGCCTGATGAAGGGCTGCTCTTCAATATGAGTGACGGCCTCTTCGGCGTGGTGCCGCAGGGCGCGGGAAGAGACTTCGGACTGCACCCCGTTGGAACCGGCCCGTTTGAATTTGTGAGCGCGGTGCAGGACAAGGACGTGATCCTGAAGCGCAACCCGCACTACTGGGTGCAGTCTCAGCCTCCTCCCGCGGGAGCGAGCCGGATCGAGCAGGTTCGGTTCGAGGTTGTTCCCGACGCGATCACAAGCGCGCTGGAGTTGCAGAAGGGCTCGGCAGATTTAGCCAGTAACGTGCTGACGCTGGACATGGTCCACCAACTCCGCCGTGATCCAAACCTGGCGGTGGAAACCGGGTTGGGATCGCAGGCGTTCTATCTGACCTTCAACGTGACCGATCCTCTGCTGAAGGACAGACGCGTGCGACAAGCGGTGGCCTGCGCCATCGACCGGCAGGCCATCGTGCGCGACCTGTGGCGCGATCAGGCGCGGGTCGCGAATACCTTGCTGCCGATCGGGCACTGGGCGGCGGCAAGCGAATCGGAGATGGCGCAGTATCCGCATGATGTTGCACGCGCGGAGCGATTGCTCGATGAAGCAGGCTTTCCTGCGGGCAAAGATGGCGTGCGGTTGACGATCACGCTGAAGACGAGCACCGACGAGTCGACACGCCTGATGGCGATGGTGCTGCAACAGCAGATGCGGGCAGCGGGAATTCGCCTGAATATTCGCTCGGCGGAGTTTGGAACTTTTTACTCCGATGTGACGCGCGGCGCCTTCCAGATGTACGCGCTCAAGTGGATCGACAGCAATGAAGATCCCGATATCTTCCACTACGCGTATGCGACGGAGAGCTTTCCGCCGCGGGGCGGCAATCGCGGGCGGTACTCCAACTCGAAGCTCGATGCTTTGTTGAACGCGGCCGCTGCGGAGACGGATCAGCAGAAACGACGCGCAGAGTACATCGAGGTGCAGCAGATTCTTTCCGAAGATCTGCCGTCGATTCCACTCTGGTATCCGAACAACGAGGTTGTCCATACGCGCCGGGTCGGGGGCATTCAGCAGCGGGGATCGGGCAGCTTCGAGTTTTTGCAGGACGCATGGGTGCGGTAG
- a CDS encoding anhydro-N-acetylmuramic acid kinase — protein sequence MTMPKAMVVAGVMSGTSADGVDVALCRISPARDERDTPRVKLLGHVGVKYSKAVRAAVLAAMDAKTASVADLSRLNWRLGAIYADCVEKAAAKFGVKPGLVGCHGQTIYHQSTAAKYLGDDVRCTWQIGEAAVIAERLRAPVVSDFRPADMAAGGQGAPLVPMLDYVMFRSAKVSRVLQNLGGIGNLTAIPAGAGVDGVMAFDTGPGNMVIDSCMQQLYGKAFDRGGAVARQGRVISSVVATVLEEKYFAALPPKSCGREQFGADFVARFISLCRKVGASDADIIATATALTAESVLHGYRKFVWAHLGNAAPLAKTEFVVAGGGAKNVALMAMLRERLQPIGVKVRLMEELGVPGQAKEAVAFALLAWLTWVGLPGNVASATGAARGVVLGKVTRG from the coding sequence ATGACGATGCCGAAGGCGATGGTGGTAGCGGGCGTGATGAGCGGGACTTCGGCGGATGGAGTGGACGTCGCGCTGTGCAGAATTTCTCCTGCGCGTGACGAGCGGGATACGCCTCGGGTGAAGTTGCTTGGTCATGTGGGGGTCAAGTATTCCAAGGCGGTGAGAGCAGCCGTGCTTGCGGCGATGGATGCGAAGACGGCTTCGGTGGCGGATCTTTCGCGGCTGAATTGGAGGCTGGGTGCGATCTATGCCGACTGTGTGGAGAAGGCGGCGGCGAAGTTTGGCGTGAAGCCGGGGCTTGTCGGATGTCATGGGCAGACGATTTATCACCAATCGACGGCTGCGAAATATTTGGGTGACGATGTGCGGTGTACCTGGCAGATAGGCGAAGCCGCTGTGATTGCCGAGCGTCTGCGCGCGCCAGTGGTGAGCGATTTTCGTCCGGCGGATATGGCAGCGGGAGGACAGGGCGCGCCTCTGGTGCCGATGCTGGATTACGTGATGTTCCGTTCAGCGAAGGTAAGCCGTGTGTTGCAGAATCTTGGCGGCATCGGGAACCTCACGGCGATTCCTGCGGGAGCTGGCGTTGATGGTGTGATGGCATTCGATACGGGGCCGGGAAATATGGTGATCGACTCCTGTATGCAGCAGCTTTATGGAAAGGCGTTTGATCGCGGCGGTGCAGTGGCTCGGCAGGGAAGAGTGATTTCGTCTGTAGTGGCAACGGTTTTAGAGGAGAAGTATTTCGCCGCGCTGCCGCCTAAGAGCTGTGGGCGCGAACAATTTGGTGCTGATTTTGTTGCGCGGTTTATCTCGCTGTGCCGGAAGGTGGGTGCGAGCGATGCGGATATCATCGCGACGGCAACGGCTTTGACTGCGGAGTCGGTCTTGCATGGTTATCGAAAGTTTGTTTGGGCGCATCTGGGGAATGCTGCTCCACTGGCGAAGACGGAGTTCGTCGTCGCTGGTGGCGGAGCGAAGAATGTCGCGTTGATGGCGATGCTGCGCGAGCGTCTGCAGCCCATCGGAGTGAAGGTGCGCTTGATGGAAGAACTGGGAGTTCCGGGTCAAGCTAAGGAGGCGGTGGCGTTTGCGCTGTTGGCATGGCTGACTTGGGTTGGGCTGCCGGGAAATGTTGCGAGTGCTACGGGTGCTGCGAGAGGTGTGGTGTTGGGGAAAGTCACGCGCGGATGA
- the mutS gene encoding DNA mismatch repair protein MutS: MTNETTSNLMGDTAALTPVMRQYFAAKEQYPDCLMFCRIGDFYELFYEDAITASRELQLTLTARDKEKKQPMCGVPYHAAEGYFQRLLRKGYRIAVCEQIEDPKLTKTIVRREVTRVLTPGTAVDPALGAEQSNYLASVVVLEQCVGLALLDLSTGEFRATEFSGADGWALAADELGRVRPVELLYAQGGLGGLNYGSSGVLPTLRDKATKDGALGGSGSDSTEDEAASAGLDAIRTKTAVEDWVFTADYAVPLLRNHLRVQSLDGMGLSGHETAAVAAGALLHYMRATKQGGLEHVDSLRFYERSTCLELDAVSVRNLELVEPLFSGESSQTTLFYTLDACCTPMGKRLLRSTLLRPSSELSEIKARLEAVGEATADLRKREELRRSMNGVLDLERLLGRVALDSAGPREVMALAGTLSCLPGIVAVVNLFEAGLWRKLSGVAAAETHVPESGHGAPGFVPGSAFDAMEDLHEMIVRSIADEPPVSLADGGVIRAGVDAELDELRELSRSGRQALVAIEERERQRTGIGSLKVRFNSVFGYYLEVTKANAKLVPADYERKQTLVNAERFTTPELKEYETKILTAQERSGEIERRLFAELRRQLLDAAKRMRDTARRVAEIDMLGCFAHLAALRGWTRPDVDASGVLEFIGARHPVVERRLEESGGGRFVPNSVHLDADAGPAVLLITGPNMGGKSTYLRQAALLVVMAQCGCFVPAERMRVGLVDRIYTRIGASDNVARGRSTFMVEMTETAAILNTATNRSLVLLDEMGRGTATYDGLSLAWATVEHLHDRIGARTLFATHYHELTLLAERLARLTNLRVTVKETPSGIVFLHTVEAGAASKSYGIEVARLAGLPAVVISRAREVLKVHERAETQQVREAAPSTLQMQMTMFTPLSQKIVDRLGEVDVDGLTPREALNLLAELQRELKG, translated from the coding sequence ATGACGAATGAGACGACAAGCAATTTGATGGGCGATACAGCGGCTTTGACGCCGGTGATGCGGCAGTATTTTGCGGCGAAGGAGCAGTATCCCGACTGCCTGATGTTCTGCCGCATCGGCGACTTCTATGAGCTGTTTTACGAGGACGCGATCACGGCTTCGCGTGAGCTGCAACTGACGCTGACGGCCCGCGACAAAGAGAAGAAGCAGCCGATGTGCGGCGTTCCTTACCATGCGGCAGAGGGCTATTTTCAGCGGCTGCTGCGCAAGGGCTATCGCATCGCCGTGTGCGAGCAGATCGAAGATCCCAAGCTGACCAAAACAATTGTTCGCCGCGAGGTGACGCGGGTGCTGACGCCGGGGACGGCGGTCGATCCTGCGCTGGGTGCGGAGCAGAGTAATTATCTGGCCAGCGTGGTTGTGCTGGAGCAATGCGTTGGGCTGGCGCTGCTCGATCTTTCTACGGGAGAGTTTCGTGCGACTGAGTTTTCGGGTGCCGATGGCTGGGCGTTGGCAGCGGATGAGCTTGGTCGGGTGAGGCCGGTTGAATTGCTGTATGCACAGGGTGGGCTGGGCGGGTTGAACTATGGCTCCAGCGGTGTACTTCCCACCCTTCGCGATAAAGCCACGAAGGATGGGGCACTCGGAGGTTCGGGGTCGGATTCGACGGAGGATGAGGCTGCTTCGGCGGGGCTGGATGCGATTCGGACGAAGACTGCGGTGGAAGATTGGGTTTTTACCGCGGACTATGCTGTTCCATTGCTACGCAATCATCTTCGCGTGCAGTCGCTCGATGGCATGGGACTGAGTGGGCACGAGACAGCCGCTGTGGCGGCGGGTGCGCTGCTGCACTACATGCGAGCGACTAAGCAGGGTGGCTTGGAGCATGTGGATAGCCTGCGATTTTATGAGCGGTCAACCTGTCTTGAACTTGATGCGGTGAGCGTAAGAAATCTTGAACTAGTAGAGCCGCTGTTTTCAGGCGAGTCATCGCAGACGACCTTGTTCTATACGCTTGACGCGTGTTGCACTCCGATGGGGAAGCGCTTGTTGCGATCTACGCTACTGCGGCCTTCGAGCGAGTTATCGGAGATCAAGGCACGGCTCGAAGCAGTGGGCGAGGCGACGGCAGACCTGCGCAAACGAGAAGAGCTGCGACGATCGATGAACGGCGTGCTCGACCTGGAGCGGCTGCTGGGACGGGTCGCGCTCGATTCGGCCGGGCCGCGCGAGGTGATGGCGCTGGCGGGAACACTGAGCTGTCTGCCCGGAATTGTCGCTGTGGTGAATTTGTTTGAGGCTGGGCTATGGCGGAAGCTGAGTGGAGTTGCTGCTGCGGAAACCCATGTTCCAGAATCGGGACATGGGGCACCAGGTTTTGTTCCCGGTTCAGCGTTCGATGCGATGGAAGACCTGCACGAGATGATCGTGCGTTCTATCGCGGATGAGCCTCCGGTGTCGTTGGCCGATGGCGGCGTGATTCGCGCGGGCGTCGATGCGGAGTTGGATGAGTTGCGCGAGTTGTCTCGTAGCGGACGGCAGGCGCTGGTGGCGATTGAGGAGCGCGAGCGGCAGCGCACGGGAATTGGCTCGCTGAAGGTTCGCTTCAACTCGGTTTTTGGCTACTACCTCGAAGTGACCAAGGCGAATGCGAAGTTAGTTCCTGCGGATTACGAACGCAAGCAGACGCTGGTCAATGCCGAACGATTTACGACTCCGGAGTTGAAGGAGTACGAGACGAAGATTCTGACGGCGCAGGAGCGCAGCGGCGAGATTGAGCGCAGGTTGTTCGCCGAGCTGCGACGGCAGTTGCTCGACGCGGCGAAGCGAATGCGCGACACTGCGCGGCGCGTGGCTGAGATCGATATGCTGGGATGTTTTGCGCATCTGGCGGCGCTGCGTGGATGGACGCGGCCTGATGTCGATGCCAGCGGCGTGCTCGAGTTCATAGGAGCGCGGCATCCGGTGGTGGAACGGCGGCTGGAGGAGAGTGGCGGCGGGCGATTTGTGCCTAATTCGGTGCATCTCGATGCGGATGCGGGACCTGCGGTGCTGCTGATTACCGGACCGAACATGGGCGGCAAAAGTACCTATCTGCGGCAGGCGGCGCTGCTGGTGGTGATGGCGCAGTGCGGGTGTTTTGTTCCGGCGGAGCGAATGAGGGTGGGCCTCGTTGATCGCATCTATACGCGCATCGGCGCTAGCGATAATGTGGCGCGTGGCCGCTCGACCTTCATGGTGGAGATGACGGAGACCGCTGCGATTCTGAACACCGCGACGAACCGCAGCCTGGTGCTGCTCGACGAGATGGGTCGCGGGACGGCGACCTATGACGGGCTTTCGCTGGCGTGGGCAACGGTGGAACATCTGCACGATCGCATCGGCGCGCGCACTCTGTTCGCTACGCACTATCACGAGCTGACGCTGCTGGCGGAGCGACTGGCACGGCTGACAAACCTGCGCGTGACGGTGAAGGAGACGCCTTCGGGAATTGTGTTTCTGCACACGGTCGAGGCTGGCGCTGCGAGTAAGAGCTACGGCATCGAGGTAGCGCGGCTGGCCGGTTTGCCTGCGGTCGTAATCTCGCGGGCGCGTGAGGTGTTGAAGGTGCATGAGCGGGCGGAGACGCAGCAGGTTCGCGAAGCCGCTCCATCGACGCTGCAGATGCAGATGACGATGTTTACGCCGCTGTCGCAGAAGATTGTGGATAGGCTGGGCGAGGTGGATGTGGACGGGCTGACTCCGCGTGAAGCGCTGAATCTGCTGGCGGAGTTGCAGCGCGAGCTGAAGGGATGA
- a CDS encoding glutaminyl-peptide cyclotransferase → MKLAESRFLLFVVMLLVADTAVGVAAKLSAPVEGYRVVHTYPHDSSAFTQGLVMVDGMLYEGTGLKGRSSVRAVDLATGRVIQSVKVPDRYFGEGLTDWGGNLIELTWLAHRGFVYDRFSMRVVRTFEYKGEGWGLTHDRQNLIMSDGSPVLRFLDPVTFKVVRTLAVSDGGKPVKELNELEYIHGEIYANVWQAYRIARISPATGEVIGWIDLSGLLEDEPRDGNAVLNGIAYDQKSDRLFVTGKLWPKLFEIKLVSAPKR, encoded by the coding sequence ATGAAATTAGCTGAGTCCCGATTCTTGCTGTTCGTTGTGATGTTGCTGGTGGCCGATACCGCGGTGGGAGTTGCGGCTAAGCTGAGTGCGCCGGTTGAGGGCTATCGCGTGGTGCATACCTATCCGCACGACAGTTCGGCGTTTACGCAGGGGCTGGTAATGGTCGATGGAATGCTCTATGAAGGCACCGGGTTGAAGGGGCGGTCTTCGGTGCGGGCTGTGGATTTGGCTACGGGTCGAGTGATTCAATCCGTGAAAGTGCCTGACAGATATTTTGGCGAAGGGTTGACGGATTGGGGCGGCAATCTGATCGAGCTGACGTGGCTGGCGCATCGCGGCTTTGTCTATGACCGCTTCAGTATGCGCGTGGTCAGGACGTTCGAGTACAAGGGCGAGGGTTGGGGGCTGACGCATGATCGTCAAAACCTGATTATGAGCGATGGCTCGCCCGTGCTGCGATTTCTCGATCCAGTGACCTTTAAGGTGGTGCGGACGCTTGCGGTATCGGATGGTGGGAAGCCGGTCAAGGAGCTGAACGAGCTGGAGTATATCCACGGCGAGATCTACGCGAATGTATGGCAGGCCTACCGGATTGCGCGCATCTCTCCGGCAACGGGTGAGGTAATTGGGTGGATCGACCTGAGTGGACTGTTGGAGGATGAGCCGAGGGACGGCAATGCGGTGCTGAATGGCATTGCTTATGACCAGAAGAGCGATCGTCTGTTTGTGACCGGGAAGCTCTGGCCGAAGCTGTTTGAGATCAAGCTTGTGTCGGCTCCGAAGAGATAG